The Henckelia pumila isolate YLH828 chromosome 2, ASM3356847v2, whole genome shotgun sequence genome includes a window with the following:
- the LOC140877261 gene encoding subtilisin-like serine-protease S, whose amino-acid sequence MQHYIVYMGDHSHKNSKSVIAANHKLLASVIGSHDEAVNAAVHHYTKSFRGFSVMLTSDQAEKLSGSDSVVSMFKSKPNVIHTTHSWEFLGLNSIQQYDQPSTSDVIVGVIDTGVWPESKSFNDDGLSPVPSKFKGKCSTGENFTLSNCNRKIVGARFYYKGFEADAGPIESLNMTYSLSPRDTDGHGTHTASTIAGSIVPDVSLYGIAKGTARGGAPGARLAIYKACWFNQCSDADILSALDDAIHDNVDIISMSLGESPPEIPYFENAISIGSFHAFKKGVVVSASAGNGFLPNTAINVAPWILTVAASTIDRNIQSNIYLGNSKIIQGFGINPTTMEHFYGLIAGSAAAAPNITARNASFCGNNTLDPTLIKGKIVVCTLEKIRDDRWGKAVSIQDGGGVGIILVDPLAKDVGIQFMIPGTLISPEEAGELFTYIEAEKNPVARISRTMTVIPSKPAPEMASFSSRGPNVINPDIIKPDITAPGVNVLAAWSPLATDFTAGKPTDYNILSGTSMSCPHVSGIAAIVKASHPSWSPAAIKSAIMTTATIHDNNKNVIFRLPNGTRTSPFDYGSGHVNPAAATDPGLIYDFDTSDIIDFLCSTGETPAQLKNVTGGKMIYCKNSSTLAPSYDLNYPSIGVSDLRGSVLVHRQVTYYGEGVGVYKAEIEYPSGVDVSVSPAELRFEKMGEKKSFKIQLTPYNKSSSGGFVFGALTWTDGIHVVRSPIALNVVSS is encoded by the exons atgcAGCACTACATAGTATACATGGGGGATCACTCgcacaaaaactcaaaatcagTGATTGCAGCAAATCATAAGCTACTTGCCTCAGTCATTGGAAG TCACGACGAAGCGGTGAATGCAGCAGTTCATCATTACACAAAGTCCTTCAGAGGCTTTTCTGTGATGCTAACATCAGATCAGGCAGAGAAACTTTCAG GGAGTGACTCTGTCGTCTCCATGTTCAAGAGCAAGCCAAATGTAATCCATACAACACACTCATGGGAATTTCTGGGCTTAAATAGCATCCAACAATATGATCAACCATCAACGTCCGACGTAATTGTTGGTGTCATCGACACTG GAGTTTGGCCTGAATCCAAGAGCTTCAATGATGATGGCCTTAGTCCTGTGCCATCCAAATTCAAGGGTAAATGCTCAACTGGAGAGAACTTTACACTGTCAAATTGTAACAG AAAAATTGTGGGAGCTAGATTTTACTACAAGGGGTTCGAAGCAGACGCTGGACCTATTGAATCATTGAATATGACATATTCATTGTCACCACGAGATACTGATGGTCATGGGACTCATACTGCATCTACCATTGCTGGCTCAATAGTTCCCGATGTTAGCTTATATGGAATAGCGAAAGGCACTGCAAGAGGAGGTGCACCAGGAGCCAGACTTGCAATATACAAGGCTTGTTGGTTCAACCAGTGTAGTGATGCAGACATTCTCTCCGCCCTGGACGATGCTATACATGATAACGTAGATATTATATCCATGTCTTTAGGAGAAAGTCCTCCTGAGATACCATACTTCGAAAATGCAATTTCAATTGGAAGTTTTCACGCATTTAAAAAAGGGGTCGTCGTCTCTGCATCTGCTGGGAACGGTTTTTTGCCAAATACTGCAATAAATGTTGCTCCTTGGATCCTTACAGTGGCAGCAAGCACCATAGATCGAAACATCCAATCTAATATTTATCTGGGaaattcaaaaatcatacaG GGCTTTGGTATAAACCCAACCACTATGGAGCATTTTTACGGATTAATTGCTGGAAGTGCAGCAGCAGCCCCTAACATAACCGCAAGAAACGCAAG TTTTTGTGGAAATAATACCTTAGACCCCACTTTGATCAAGGGAAAGATCGTCGTCTGCACACTTGAGAAGATCCGCGATGACCGTTGGGGGAAGGCTGTTTCCATACAAGATGGTGGTGGAGTGGGAATTATACTGGTCGATCCACTCGCCAAAGATGTTGGCATTCAGTTCATGATACCAGGCACATTAATAAGCCCTGAAGAAGCTGGGGAGCTTTTCACATATATAGAAGCAGAAAA GAACCCAGTCGCCAGAATATCCCGAACAATGACGGTTATACCCTCTAAACCAGCACCAGAAATGGCCTCTTTCTCATCAAGGGGTCCAAACGTCATCAATCCAGATATAATTAAA CCTGATATAACTGCACCAGGAGTGAATGTTCTGGCTGCGTGGTCACCGTTAGCTACCGACTTCACTGCTGGAAAACCGACCGACTATAACATACTATCAGGAACTTCCATGTCATGTCCTCATGTTTCTGGAATAGCAGCTATTGTTAAAGCATCTCATCCTTCATGGAGTCCAGCAGCCATCAAGTCCGCCATAATGACAACAG CTACAATCCACGACAACAATAAAAACGTAATCTTTAGACTTCCGAATGGCACTCGAACCTCGCCCTTTGACTACGGTTCCGGGCATGTAAATCCAGCTGCAGCAACTGACCCTGGACTAATATATGACTTTGATACAAGTGACATAATAGATTTCCTCTGCAGCACTGGTGAAACCCCTGCTCAGCTCAAAAACGTCACCGGTGGTAAAATGATATATTGTAAGAACAGTAGTACCCTTGCACCCTCGTATGATTTAAACTACCCTTCGATCGGAGTTTCAGATTTGAGGGGAAGTGTGTTGGTGCATAGACAAGTGACATATTATGGAGAAGGGGTTGGTGTTTATAAGGCAGAAATAGAGTACCCCAGTGGTGTAGATGTTTCAGTTTCTCCCGCTGAGCTGAGATTTGAAAAGATGGGTGAGAAAAAATCATTCAAGATTCAGCTTACTccttacaacaagagcagtagCGGAGGTTTCGTTTTCGGGGCTTTGACATGGACGGATGGAATCCATGTGGTAAGGAGTCCAATTGCTCTCAATGTAGTTTCCTCGTAG